Proteins from a single region of Equus asinus isolate D_3611 breed Donkey chromosome 17, EquAss-T2T_v2, whole genome shotgun sequence:
- the LOC139040936 gene encoding olfactory receptor 5AN1-like, whose protein sequence is MTQGGNITAITHFLLLGFSDFPRIRAVLFVVFLLVYILTLIWNLFLIILIRMDFHLHTPMYFFLHNLSFIDICYVTSTVPKMLSNFFQEQQTITLAGCAVQYFIFSTMGLSESCLMTAMAYDRYAAICNPLLYSSIMSPTLCVQMVLGSYMAGFSGSISQLCAMLQLQFCGPNVINHFFCDMPQLLVLSCTDTFFVQLMTAVLIVIFGIINVSIIMISYGCIVISIMKITSAKGRSRAFNTCASHLTAVTLFYSSSIFVYLSSSSGDSSSFDRFASVFYTVVIPMLNPLIYSLRNKEIKDALKRLQKKRKYC, encoded by the coding sequence ATGACTCAAGGAGGAAATATTACAGCTATCACCCATTTCCTCCTCTTGGGATTCTCAGATTTCCCCAGAATCAGAGCAGtgctcttcgttgtattcctgtTGGTGTACATTTTGACTCTGATTTGGAACCTGTTTCTCATCATCTTAATAAGGATGGATTTCcatctccacacacccatgtacttcttcctccatAATCTGTCCTTCATTGATATCTGCTACGTGACCTCCACAGTTCCCAAGATGCTCTCCAACTTTTTCCAGGAGCAGCAAACCATCACCCTTGCGGGTTGTGCTGTTCAATACTTCATCTTTTCAACCATGGGACTGAGTGAGTCTTGTCTCATGACAGCCATGGCTTATGATCGATATGCTGCCATTTGTAACCCActtctctattcatccatcatGTCACCCACTCTGTGTGTTCAAATGGTGCTTGGGTCCTATATGGCAGGATTCTCTGGTTCTATATCCCAATTGTGTGCCATGCTTCAGCTCCAATTCTGTGGGCCTAATGTCAtcaaccacttcttctgtgacatgcCACAACTGTTAGTCTTGTCCTGCACTGACACTTTCTTTGTACAACTCATGACTGCGGTATTAATAGTGATCTTTGGGATAATAAATGTCTCAATTATCATGATATCTTATGGCTGTATTGTCATCTCCATTATGAAGATCACTTCAGCTAAAGGCAGGTCCAGGGCTTTCAACACCTGTGCTTCTCACCTGACAGCAGTGACCCTCTTCTATTCCTCAAGTATCTTTGTCTACTTGAGTTCCAGCTCTGGCGATTCCTCCAGCTTTGACAGATTTGCATCAGTCTTCTACACTGTGGTGATTCCCATGTTGAATCCCTTGAtttatagtctgaggaacaaagaaatcaaagacgcCTTGAAGAGGttgcaaaagaagagaaagtattGCTGA